One region of Quercus lobata isolate SW786 chromosome 2, ValleyOak3.0 Primary Assembly, whole genome shotgun sequence genomic DNA includes:
- the LOC115975864 gene encoding proline dehydrogenase 2, mitochondrial-like isoform X2 — protein MAARVFPPKKLLKSFGNCYFFSRPFNSSSSSPSSSSISINHSTEKLESIIQNQPPPTNTDTSLNLHDVEKLFSSVPTTKLLRASANLHFAAMESMVDFGMWVMKSKLMDIEVFRDIVLGVVKHTFYEHFCGGEDALATGDTVRRLHRGGDGLRVMLDYSVECVSDNQSCDRNLEAFLHTVEIVSFVIVKISAICPMNLLGRVSDLLRWQHKNPSFNLPWKLDTLPILSSISPTYHTLHRPEPLTLDEEHDLQLAHQRLLKICQKCLEANVPLTIDAEHTPVQPAIDYFTYSSAIMYNRDDNIIMYGTIQAYLKDAKERLLLVTKAVEKMGVPMGFKLVRGAYMSYERKLASSLGFESPIHNSIQETHACYNDCASFMLDKIAKGPGALVLATHNVESGEKAVAKAHDLGVKKVNQKLEFAQLYGMSEALSFGLRNAGFQVSKYMPFGSMEIVIPYLLRRAEENRGPLSALTLDRQLIRKELKRRLRATVF, from the exons ATGGCAGCCCGTGTATTCCCTCCGAAGAAACTCCTAAAAAGCTTTGGCAACTGTTACTTCTTCTCTAGGCCTTtcaactcttcttcttcctctccctcttcctcttccaTCTCCATCAACCACAGCACAGAAAAGCTAGAATCCATTAtccaaaatcaaccaccacccACAAACACAGACACTTCTCTCAACCTCCATGATGTTGAGAAGCTATTCTCATCCGTACCAACCACCAAGCTCCTACGAGCCTCAGCCAACCTTCACTTTGCAGCCATGGAGTCTATGGTGGATTTTGGGATGTGGGTCATGAAGTCCAAGCTCATGGACATAGAGGTTTTCAGAGATATCGTGTTGGGTGTTGTGAAGCACACGTTTTATGAGCATTTTTGTGGTGGAGAGGATGCTTTGGCCACCGGAGACACCGTGCGGAGGCTACACCGAGGTGGCGATGGGCTCAGAGTTATGCTTGATTATTCTGTGGAATGTGTCAGTGACAACCAGTCTTGTGATCGGAACTTGGAGGCTTTCCTTCACACTGTTGAGATA GTGAGTTTTGTTATTGTGAAAATATCTGCTATTTGCCCCATGAATTTGCTTGGACGGGTTAGTGACTTGTTAAGATGGCAACACAAGAACCCTTCTTTCAATTTGCCATGGAAGTTGGATACCCTCCCAATTTTGTCTAGTATAAGCCCTACCTATCACACCCTCCATAGGCCAGAACCATTAACACTAGATGAAGAACATGATCTCCAACTAGCACACCAGAGACTAttaaaaatatgccaaaaatGTTTGGAAGCCAATGTCCCTTTGACGATTGATGCAGAGCATACACCAGTTCAACCTGCCATTGATTACTTTACCTACTCTTCTGCAATTATGTACAACAGAGATGATAACATAATCATGTATGGGACAATTCAAGCTTACTTGAAAGATGCAAAAGAAAGATTGTTGTTAGTAACAAAGGCTGTAGAAAAAATGGGAGTTCCAATGGGGTTCAAACTGGTGAGAGGAGCTTATATGTCATATGAAAGAAAACTAGCTTCATCCCTAGGCTTTGAGTCTCCTATCCACAATAGCATACAAGAAACTCATGCATGCTACAATGACTGTGCTTCTTTCATGCTCGATAAGATTGCCAAGGGTCCTGGTGCACTTGTTCTTGCAACTCATAATGTCGAATCAG GGGAAAAAGCAGTGGCAAAAGCACACGATTTAGGTGTTAAAAAGGTAAACCAAAAGCTGGAATTTGCACAACTATATGGAATGTCAGAAGCCCTTTCCTTTGGTTTGAGGAATGCAGGATTTCAAGTTAGTAAGTATATGCCATTTGGCTCCATGGAGATAGTTATACCATACCTTCTGAGGAGAGCTGAAGAGAATAGAGGGCCGTTATCTGCTTTAACCCTTGATAGGCAACTAATAAG AAAAGAATTGAAGAGAAGATTAAGGGCAACAGTTTTTTAA
- the LOC115975867 gene encoding uncharacterized protein LOC115975867, giving the protein MYQNQNQNQNRTSSFSDPPLNSLLFPRTQRAIPMQMATTMDDLPDGLQVEILHRLPLKSAFQCKSVKKRWYSLISTSHFVNRFVSHCEKVEVNRPFSFIYHYLRKARLFFVSSNEIEFKCFKSLASKNMIQELVGQHNESIDFSVQASCNEMLLCCANNVDVGDDGLSHPMSIYYLINPITMQWLALPPVPQWGRPLVGFICFYDNDRKQLSYRVVRILPINNDKMEIKVDMFSSDSGEWNKSLEVCPQVFDWNLFALAGVAYDGLLFWYGKTAHNKQLVGCDPYNFRFFELPIQMEHPIKCLGVCRGSLRICEMPSNEHSFFRIWELKDFVKEGKKGGTWCLEHEVYFDQITLKKSTCLAQYLGEGFHVEAVLAFHPNDGDILYLLIKTKFVVLCNMREKTLQVIYDVPVPSNVDKEFKVLTSVLPWWPTLIPSPMQDAA; this is encoded by the exons atgtaccaaaaccaaaaccaaaaccaaaaccgtACTTCCTCTTTCTCAGACCCGCCTCTAAACTCTTTACTCTTCCCAAGGACCCAAAG AGCAATACCAATGCAAATGGCCACAACTATGGATGATCTTCCAGATGGGCTACAGGTGGAAATCCTTCATCGGCTGCCTCTGAAATCCGCGTTTCAATGCAAGTCAGTTAAAAAGCGTTGGTACTCTCTAATCTCTACTTCTCATTTTGTTAACCGCTTTGTTAGCCACTGTGAAAAAGTTGAAGTGAATCGTCCCTTTTCCTTCATTTACCACTACTTGCGCAAGGCACGTCTCTTCTTTGTAAGTTCCAATGAAATTGAATTCAAATGTTTCAAATCTCTTGCTTCTAAGAATATGATACAAGAACTAGTAGGTCAACACAATGAGAGTATTGATTTTAGTGTCCAAGCTTCATGTAATGAAATGCTCTTATGTTGCGCGAACAATGTGGATGTTGGTGATGATGGCCTGTCTCATCCGATGAGCATTTACTATTTGATAAATCCAATTACTATGCAATGGCTCGCTCTCCCTCCTGTCCCTCAATGGGGAAGGCCTTTGGTTGGCTTCATTTGCTTCTATGACAATGACAGGAAGCAGCTTAGCTATAGGGTGGTGCGCATTCTTCCAATTAACAATGACAAAATGGAAATCAAGGTAGATATGTTTTCATCAGACAGTGGTGAATGGAACAAGTCATTGGAGGTGTGTCCGCAAGTATTTGACTGGAATTTGTTTGCCTTAGCTGGTGTTGCTTATGATGGTTTGCTTTTCTGGTATGGGAAGACTGCTCATAATAAACAACTTGTTGGGTGTGATCCATATAATTTTCGTTTCTTTGAGCTGCCCATACAAATGGAACACCCAATTAAATGCCTTGGAGTGTGTCGCGGGTCCTTAAGGATATGTGAGATGCCATCGAATGAGCATTCCTTTTTTCGCATTTGGGAGCTCAAAGATTTTgttaaagaaggaaaaaaaggaggCACATGGTGCTTGGAACACGAGGTGTATTTCGACCAAATTACTCTCAAAAAATCTACTTGCCTTGCACAATATTTAGGCGAGGGATTTCATGTTGAGGCAGTGTTAGCTTTTCATCCAAATGATGgagatattttgtatttattgatTAAAACAAAGTTCGTTGTATTATGCAACATGCGGGAAAAAACGCTACAAGTGATATATGATGTTCCAGTCCCCAGTAATGTTGACAAGGAGTTTAAAGTTCTCACATCTGTGCTCCCATGGTGGCCAACTCTCATTCCTTCTCCTATGCAGGATGCCGCTTAA
- the LOC115975866 gene encoding probable inactive ATP-dependent zinc metalloprotease FTSHI 3, chloroplastic, which translates to MACFPVVYNTGFLISQEKLGVHCGKTKSLVRYRGFCCSSFVLPSLGFSICCKSLHGLSWNSKLSSIINGKSGLGFYNCCKSQRGLLSCNNGIVPLRSGNTGDKQTHLGERENGYLRFRRGFSLRLRPRLRLLRIRLKKVLISSMLNEVKTFLRKNLRRVALLSISIALGLCYLLVKLTALPAPTIVPYSNLILSLQNGSVTKVLLEEGSRRIFYNTDLQSVASTQTSNEESPVINVATENEADKVAIDDGSKTGKALNLSILKKFSRTRASKPEWQYSTRKIDHDEKFLLSLMREKGITYSSAPQSVLALMRRTLITIISLWIPLIPLMWLLYRQLSAANSPARKRQPNNQMVGFDDVEGVDAAKVELMEIVSCLQGAVNYGKLGAKLPRGVLLVGPPGTGKTLLARAVAGEAGVPFFTVSASEFVEMFVGRGAARIRDLFNVARKCAPSIIFIDELDAVGGKRGRSFNDERDQTLNQLLTEMDGFESDMKVVVIAATNRPEALDPALCRPGRFSRKVLVGEPDDEGRKKILAVHLRGVPLEEDVHLICDLVASLTPGFVGADLANIVNEAALLAARRGSETVTREDIMEAIERAKFGINDKQLRPGTLSKELGKLFPWMPALVGRNDTRQNGLQGPLGYQTLS; encoded by the exons ATGGCTTGTTTTCCTGTTGTTTACAATACTGGGTTTCTCATTTCTCAAGAGAAATTGGGAGTTCATTGTGGAAAAACCAAGTCTTTGGTTAGGTATAGAGGTTTTTGTTGTAGTTCATTTGTATTGCCCTCTCTGGGGTTCTCTATATGTTGCAAATCTCTACATGGGTTGTCCTGGAACAGTAAGCTTAGTTCAATAATTAATGGGAAAAGTGGATTggggttttataattgttgtaAATCTCAACGTGGGTTGTTGTCTTGTAACAATGGAATTGTGCCACTGAGGAGTGGAAACACTGGAGATAAACAGACCCACTTGGGTGAAAGAGAGAATGGGTATTTAAGATTTAGAAGGGGGTTTTCATTAAGATTACGCCCGAGGTTAAGGTTATTACGTATAAgacttaaaaaagttttgattaGCTCAATGTTGAATGAAGTTAAAACATTTTTGCGGAAGAATTTGAGACGAGTGGCTCTTTTATCAATTTCTATTGCATTGGGGTTGTGCTATTTGTTAGTGAAATTAACGGCATTGCCGGCTCCAACAATTGTTCCATATTCCAACTTGATATTGAGCCTTCAAAATGGATCTGTTACGAAGGTTTTACTTGAAGAGGGATCTCGTCGTATATTTTACAATACTGACTTGCAAAGTGTTGCGAGTACTCAAACATCAAATGAGGAATCACCAGTAATAAATGTTGCAACTGAGAATGAAGCTGATAAGGTTGCAATAGATGATGGTTCAAAAACTGGCAAAGCACTGAATTTGAGCATATTGAAAAAATTCTCTAGAACTCGAGCTTCTAAGCCTGAGTGGCAGTATTCAACGAGAAAAATTGATCATGATGAGAAGTTTCTCCTTAGTTTGATGAGAGAGAAGGGAATTACATATAGCTCAGCCCCACAATCAGTGTTGGCGTTGATGAGGAGGACTTTGATAACTATTATATCTTTATGGATTCCTCTGATTCCTTTGATGTGGCTTCTTTATCGGCAACTCTCTGCTGCGAATAGCCCAGCAAGAAAGCGGCAACCAAATAATCAGATGGTTGGGTTTGATGATGTGGAGGGTGTTGATGCTGCCAAGGTGGAGCTTATGGAG ATAGTTTCATGCCTGCAAGGAGCTGTTAACTATGGAAAGCTAGGAGCAAAATTACCTAGAGGTGTATTGCTTGTGGGCCCTCCTGGAACAGGAAAAACATTACTGGCCCGTGCAGTGGCTGGAGAAGCAGGAGTGCCATTTTTCACTGTTTCTGCAAGTGAGTTTGTGGAAATGTTTGTTGGAAGAGGAGCAGCTCGCATACGAGACCTTTTTAATGTGGCAAGGAAGTGTGCTCCTTCAATCATATTCATTGATGAACTTGATGCAGTTGGGGGCAAGCGCGGTAGAAGTTTTAATGATGAACGTGACCAAACACTAAACCAG TTGCTGACAGAAATGGATGGATTTGAGTCAGACATGAAAGTAGTTGTTATTGCAGCCACTAATAGGCCTGAAGCATTGGATCCAGCTCTCTGTAGGCCTGGTCGCTTCTCAAGAAAAGTACTTGTAGGAGAACCAGATGATGAAGGAAGGAAAAAGATATTGGCTGTACATTTGAGAGGAGTTCCTCTAGAGGAAGACGTACATCTTATCTGTGATCTAGTTGCTTCCCTGACTCCAGGTTTTGTAGGTGCTGATCTTGCCAACATTGTCAATGAAGCTGCATTACTTGCTGCTCGTAGAG GCAGTGAAACTGTGACAAGGGAAGATATAATGGAGGCTATTGAAAGAGCAAAATTTGGAATCAATGATAAGCAGCTGAGGCCCGGTACACTAAGCAAGGAACTTGGCAAACTGTTCCCCTGGATGCCTGCTCTGGTGGGAAGGAATGACACCCGACAGAATGGACTGCAAGGTCCTCTAGGCTATCAAACTCTTAGCTAA
- the LOC115975864 gene encoding proline dehydrogenase 2, mitochondrial-like isoform X1, translating to MAARVFPPKKLLKSFGNCYFFSRPFNSSSSSPSSSSISINHSTEKLESIIQNQPPPTNTDTSLNLHDVEKLFSSVPTTKLLRASANLHFAAMESMVDFGMWVMKSKLMDIEVFRDIVLGVVKHTFYEHFCGGEDALATGDTVRRLHRGGDGLRVMLDYSVECVSDNQSCDRNLEAFLHTVEIAKSLPPSSVSFVIVKISAICPMNLLGRVSDLLRWQHKNPSFNLPWKLDTLPILSSISPTYHTLHRPEPLTLDEEHDLQLAHQRLLKICQKCLEANVPLTIDAEHTPVQPAIDYFTYSSAIMYNRDDNIIMYGTIQAYLKDAKERLLLVTKAVEKMGVPMGFKLVRGAYMSYERKLASSLGFESPIHNSIQETHACYNDCASFMLDKIAKGPGALVLATHNVESGEKAVAKAHDLGVKKVNQKLEFAQLYGMSEALSFGLRNAGFQVSKYMPFGSMEIVIPYLLRRAEENRGPLSALTLDRQLIRKELKRRLRATVF from the exons ATGGCAGCCCGTGTATTCCCTCCGAAGAAACTCCTAAAAAGCTTTGGCAACTGTTACTTCTTCTCTAGGCCTTtcaactcttcttcttcctctccctcttcctcttccaTCTCCATCAACCACAGCACAGAAAAGCTAGAATCCATTAtccaaaatcaaccaccacccACAAACACAGACACTTCTCTCAACCTCCATGATGTTGAGAAGCTATTCTCATCCGTACCAACCACCAAGCTCCTACGAGCCTCAGCCAACCTTCACTTTGCAGCCATGGAGTCTATGGTGGATTTTGGGATGTGGGTCATGAAGTCCAAGCTCATGGACATAGAGGTTTTCAGAGATATCGTGTTGGGTGTTGTGAAGCACACGTTTTATGAGCATTTTTGTGGTGGAGAGGATGCTTTGGCCACCGGAGACACCGTGCGGAGGCTACACCGAGGTGGCGATGGGCTCAGAGTTATGCTTGATTATTCTGTGGAATGTGTCAGTGACAACCAGTCTTGTGATCGGAACTTGGAGGCTTTCCTTCACACTGTTGAGATAGCTAAGTCTCTTCCACCATCTTCT GTGAGTTTTGTTATTGTGAAAATATCTGCTATTTGCCCCATGAATTTGCTTGGACGGGTTAGTGACTTGTTAAGATGGCAACACAAGAACCCTTCTTTCAATTTGCCATGGAAGTTGGATACCCTCCCAATTTTGTCTAGTATAAGCCCTACCTATCACACCCTCCATAGGCCAGAACCATTAACACTAGATGAAGAACATGATCTCCAACTAGCACACCAGAGACTAttaaaaatatgccaaaaatGTTTGGAAGCCAATGTCCCTTTGACGATTGATGCAGAGCATACACCAGTTCAACCTGCCATTGATTACTTTACCTACTCTTCTGCAATTATGTACAACAGAGATGATAACATAATCATGTATGGGACAATTCAAGCTTACTTGAAAGATGCAAAAGAAAGATTGTTGTTAGTAACAAAGGCTGTAGAAAAAATGGGAGTTCCAATGGGGTTCAAACTGGTGAGAGGAGCTTATATGTCATATGAAAGAAAACTAGCTTCATCCCTAGGCTTTGAGTCTCCTATCCACAATAGCATACAAGAAACTCATGCATGCTACAATGACTGTGCTTCTTTCATGCTCGATAAGATTGCCAAGGGTCCTGGTGCACTTGTTCTTGCAACTCATAATGTCGAATCAG GGGAAAAAGCAGTGGCAAAAGCACACGATTTAGGTGTTAAAAAGGTAAACCAAAAGCTGGAATTTGCACAACTATATGGAATGTCAGAAGCCCTTTCCTTTGGTTTGAGGAATGCAGGATTTCAAGTTAGTAAGTATATGCCATTTGGCTCCATGGAGATAGTTATACCATACCTTCTGAGGAGAGCTGAAGAGAATAGAGGGCCGTTATCTGCTTTAACCCTTGATAGGCAACTAATAAG AAAAGAATTGAAGAGAAGATTAAGGGCAACAGTTTTTTAA